A genomic region of Christiangramia sp. OXR-203 contains the following coding sequences:
- a CDS encoding DUF4252 domain-containing protein: MKSIKLLVLSTITLLAVSCNNEKSLQKYYVENQQDTDFLAVDVPTSLFTNADALDEEQKSTMETIKKINVLALEKDENPQKFEEEKLKLDEIFQDEKYQLLMRYGGSDRKAALYFIGEEDAIDELIVYGYDNDKGLGVARVLGENMDPEKIMEMMRSLKSEDINTGGIKGVIDIFGNSKPKQKDTTEVEMETSADTL; this comes from the coding sequence ATGAAATCAATCAAATTATTAGTCTTAAGCACCATTACCTTACTTGCAGTATCCTGTAATAACGAAAAATCTTTACAGAAATATTATGTAGAGAATCAGCAGGACACCGACTTTCTCGCTGTAGATGTTCCTACCAGCTTATTTACCAATGCAGATGCACTTGATGAAGAGCAAAAGTCTACCATGGAAACTATCAAGAAAATAAATGTACTGGCTCTTGAAAAAGATGAGAATCCTCAAAAATTTGAAGAAGAAAAACTTAAACTGGATGAGATCTTCCAGGATGAGAAATACCAGTTATTAATGCGATATGGTGGTAGTGATCGCAAGGCGGCGCTTTACTTCATTGGTGAGGAAGATGCTATTGATGAACTCATTGTATATGGATATGATAATGACAAAGGACTGGGAGTTGCTCGGGTATTAGGCGAAAATATGGATCCTGAAAAGATCATGGAAATGATGAGATCATTAAAATCTGAAGATATCAATACTGGCGGAATAAAAGGAGTGATCGATATCTTCGGGAATTCTAAACCGAAGCAAAAAGATACGACTGAAGTTGAAATGGAAACATCTGCAGACACATTGTAG
- the purB gene encoding adenylosuccinate lyase: protein MTSLSAVSPIDGRYRSKTKQLSAYFSEEALIRYRILVEVEYFIALYEEGLPQLRDVNSAHFPKLRELYQNFTSIDAQAIKKIEKVTNHDVKAVEYFLKEEFEKLGMQDSKEFIHFGLTSQDINNTAIPLSLKEATEEVYLPELDEIVKKLESLVEEWKDIPLLARTHGQPASPTRLGKEIQVFVVRIKEQLKFLKNIPHAAKFGGATGNFNAHKVAYPNTDWKAFGQNFVESKLKLHHSFPTTQIEHYDHAASLFDAFKRINNILLDLDRDIWTYISMDYFKQKIKKGEIGSSAMPHKVNPIDFENSEGNLGIANAIFEHLSAKLPVSRLQRDLTDSTVLRNIGVPMGHTIIAFKSTLKGLNKLLLNEDKLHADLENNWAVAAEAIQTILRREGYKNPYEALKGLTRTNERITKESISRFIDELDVTEEVRTELYKITPQNYTGI from the coding sequence ATGACATCGCTCTCTGCAGTATCTCCAATAGATGGAAGGTACAGATCCAAAACCAAGCAACTTTCAGCATACTTTAGTGAAGAAGCATTGATACGTTATCGTATCCTGGTCGAAGTAGAATATTTTATAGCACTGTACGAAGAGGGCTTACCTCAACTTCGGGATGTAAATTCCGCACACTTCCCAAAGCTAAGAGAGCTGTATCAAAATTTCACTTCGATCGATGCTCAGGCTATCAAGAAAATCGAAAAAGTGACTAATCATGATGTGAAAGCAGTAGAATATTTCTTGAAAGAGGAATTCGAAAAACTGGGAATGCAGGATTCGAAGGAATTTATTCATTTCGGTCTTACCTCACAGGATATCAACAACACGGCGATTCCGTTGAGCTTAAAGGAGGCTACGGAAGAAGTGTATCTACCAGAACTGGATGAAATTGTAAAAAAACTGGAATCCCTGGTTGAAGAATGGAAAGATATTCCACTCCTGGCCCGTACTCACGGTCAACCGGCTTCACCTACCCGACTTGGAAAAGAAATTCAGGTTTTTGTCGTTCGAATCAAAGAGCAGCTAAAATTTTTAAAAAATATTCCACACGCAGCTAAATTTGGAGGAGCAACCGGGAATTTCAACGCTCACAAAGTAGCGTACCCAAATACCGACTGGAAAGCTTTTGGACAGAATTTTGTCGAATCGAAACTGAAGCTTCACCACTCCTTCCCTACTACACAGATAGAACATTATGATCATGCGGCATCATTATTTGATGCTTTCAAACGCATTAATAATATTCTGCTGGATCTCGATCGCGATATCTGGACTTATATTTCGATGGATTACTTTAAACAGAAGATTAAAAAAGGTGAGATTGGTTCTTCAGCTATGCCACATAAAGTAAATCCTATAGATTTTGAAAATTCCGAAGGAAATCTTGGAATTGCCAATGCGATATTCGAACATCTTTCAGCAAAATTACCGGTAAGCAGACTACAACGTGATCTAACCGATAGTACAGTTCTAAGGAACATTGGAGTTCCAATGGGTCATACGATCATCGCTTTTAAATCGACTTTGAAAGGGCTTAACAAATTGCTTTTAAATGAAGATAAACTACATGCAGATCTTGAGAATAACTGGGCGGTTGCTGCTGAAGCGATTCAGACGATCCTAAGAAGAGAAGGTTATAAAAATCCTTATGAAGCTTTAAAAGGTCTTACGAGAACTAATGAAAGAATTACTAAAGAAAGTATTTCCAGATTTATAGACGAGTTGGACGTCACTGAAGAAGTTCGAACTGAGCTTTATAAGATAACACCACAGAATTACACTGGAATCTAA
- a CDS encoding NAD-dependent deacylase produces the protein MKKIVVLSGAGISAESGLKTFRDENGLWEGHDVMEVASPMAWENNRELVLDFYNQRRRQLLQVEPNAAHYALVELEKKYEVQIITQNVDDLHERAGSSNVLHLHGELLKARSTFDENLVVDWRKDIRNGDFCEHNKQLRPHIVWFGEAVPMFEKAVDHCTTADILIIVGTSMQVYPAAGLVDFIPKKCPVYFVDPKPNISENASLQIISKKAVEGIPKVVAQLLA, from the coding sequence ATGAAGAAAATAGTTGTTTTAAGCGGAGCTGGAATAAGTGCTGAAAGTGGCTTAAAAACTTTCAGAGATGAAAACGGTTTATGGGAAGGTCATGACGTTATGGAAGTTGCCTCACCAATGGCGTGGGAAAATAATCGAGAATTAGTGCTGGATTTTTATAATCAAAGGAGAAGACAACTTCTTCAAGTAGAACCGAATGCCGCTCACTATGCTCTAGTAGAGCTTGAAAAGAAATATGAAGTACAGATCATTACACAAAATGTTGATGATCTACATGAACGAGCCGGCAGCTCGAATGTTTTACATCTTCATGGAGAATTGCTAAAAGCCAGAAGTACTTTCGATGAAAACCTGGTCGTGGACTGGAGAAAAGATATTCGAAATGGAGATTTCTGCGAGCATAATAAACAACTAAGGCCTCATATTGTTTGGTTTGGTGAAGCCGTTCCAATGTTTGAAAAGGCGGTAGATCATTGTACGACGGCAGATATTCTTATCATTGTAGGTACTTCCATGCAGGTCTACCCCGCTGCCGGACTTGTTGACTTTATTCCGAAGAAATGTCCTGTATATTTTGTCGATCCCAAACCTAATATTAGTGAAAATGCATCACTTCAAATTATAAGTAAGAAGGCCGTTGAAGGTATTCCAAAGGTTGTAGCACAATTATTAGCTTAA
- a CDS encoding RNA methyltransferase, whose amino-acid sequence MTDQKLLEHLQGLLTDRRIDLFEKVLNQRTDHFTVVAQDVYQLHNTSAVVRSCDVFGIQNLHIIEENLPRRIDKEIAMGAQKWVDVHRYNTSRECLHELRQQGYQIVATTPHNDSTMLADFDITKPSAIFFGTEQNGLSEEILREADTSIKIPMYGFTESLNISVSAAIILQSLREKLDVSNVDWQFSKERMQEVRMAWTKKTIKNSEEIIERFRNQ is encoded by the coding sequence ATGACCGACCAGAAATTACTTGAACATCTACAGGGATTGTTGACCGATCGAAGGATCGATCTCTTCGAAAAAGTTCTGAATCAAAGAACAGATCATTTTACCGTAGTAGCCCAGGATGTATATCAATTACATAACACCAGTGCAGTGGTTCGCAGTTGTGATGTATTCGGGATCCAGAACTTACATATTATAGAAGAGAACCTGCCCAGGCGAATCGACAAGGAAATTGCCATGGGTGCGCAGAAGTGGGTAGACGTGCATCGATATAATACTTCTCGGGAATGCCTGCATGAATTAAGGCAACAGGGTTACCAGATCGTAGCCACCACACCTCATAATGATTCAACAATGCTGGCAGATTTTGATATTACAAAACCTTCCGCCATATTTTTTGGAACAGAACAAAATGGACTTTCAGAAGAAATTCTTAGAGAGGCAGATACAAGTATTAAAATTCCTATGTACGGGTTTACTGAAAGTCTTAATATTTCAGTTTCTGCTGCGATCATACTTCAGTCTCTAAGGGAAAAGCTTGATGTTTCTAATGTAGATTGGCAGTTTTCTAAAGAACGAATGCAGGAGGTCAGAATGGCATGGACAAAGAAAACCATTAAAAATTCAGAGGAGATTATTGAACGTTTCCGTAATCAGTAA
- a CDS encoding SRPBCC family protein, whose translation MTLFFYLIIALITFFAFLHAWAKKDFDVSRTVVINKSREEVYGFVRQLKNQPLWNPLFQRDPNAVLKYKGPDGKEGASFYWKGNNKVGEGIQKIVKTKQGRVFETKILFIKPVKVNALTYIGVKELDSEKTKMVWGTRGNLAFPLTIISIFYSPEKAMGNNLDLGLKELKQILENR comes from the coding sequence ATGACCCTGTTTTTCTACTTAATTATTGCCTTAATTACTTTTTTCGCGTTTCTGCACGCATGGGCTAAAAAAGACTTTGATGTTAGCAGGACTGTGGTGATCAATAAGTCAAGAGAAGAAGTCTATGGTTTTGTTCGTCAGCTGAAAAATCAACCTTTATGGAATCCCTTGTTTCAGCGTGATCCGAATGCAGTATTAAAATATAAAGGACCAGACGGTAAGGAAGGTGCCTCTTTCTACTGGAAAGGTAATAATAAAGTAGGAGAAGGAATACAGAAGATAGTAAAGACCAAGCAGGGTAGGGTTTTTGAAACCAAGATACTTTTTATTAAACCGGTCAAGGTCAATGCTCTTACGTATATAGGTGTTAAGGAACTGGACAGTGAGAAGACCAAGATGGTATGGGGAACCAGAGGAAACCTTGCATTCCCGCTTACAATCATTAGTATTTTTTATTCTCCTGAAAAAGCTATGGGAAATAACCTGGATCTGGGATTAAAGGAATTAAAACAAATTCTAGAAAATCGCTAA
- a CDS encoding DEAD/DEAH box helicase, whose protein sequence is MNAFQALGLDADLLQAINDMGFETPSEVQEKSIPILLSQETDLVSLAQTGTGKTAAFGFPLIQKIDSNSKKTQALILSPTRELCLQITNELKNYSKYKRSLNVVAVYGGASITDQARAIERGAQIIVATPGRMQDMIRRNLADISSINYCVLDEADEMLNMGFYEDIKSILSHTPKHKKTWLFSATMPKEVAKIAKKFMTDPVEITVGSKNMGTSNVTHEYYLVNHRNRYDALKRLADANPDIFSVIFCRTKRDTQKVAEKLIEDGYNAAALHGDLSQNQRDLVMKSFRSRQIQMLVATDVAARGIDVDDITHVINYQLPDEIETYTHRSGRTGRAGKSGVSMVIISKSEVRKIRTIEKIIQQKFEEKQIPDGKEICKIQLFHLANDIKKTEINHDIDPYLPNINEALEDFTKEELIKKFFSVEFTRFFNYYQKAPDLTSESAGGRPEVSEGNTRYFINVGSKDGYDWKSLKDFLTGELNLDRDDIFKVDCKASFSFFNTDEKHADLILKTFTEYQQNGRYVNVEITKDQKSDGGGGRRRERGGGGRKGGGKSFNDKGSFGKRRSSSDRGDKKGNRKGSRNKNVESSIKRRRSKA, encoded by the coding sequence ATGAACGCATTCCAAGCACTTGGACTGGACGCAGATTTGCTACAGGCCATAAACGACATGGGTTTCGAAACCCCTAGTGAAGTACAGGAAAAATCAATTCCAATTCTTCTATCTCAGGAAACCGACCTGGTTTCTCTGGCACAAACAGGAACAGGAAAAACCGCAGCTTTTGGTTTTCCACTTATCCAGAAAATAGATTCCAATTCTAAAAAAACTCAGGCTTTAATCTTATCGCCAACTCGTGAACTGTGTTTACAGATCACCAATGAGTTAAAGAACTACAGTAAATACAAAAGATCTCTAAATGTTGTTGCCGTTTACGGTGGCGCTAGTATTACAGATCAGGCAAGAGCGATTGAAAGAGGAGCTCAGATCATAGTTGCAACTCCAGGGAGAATGCAGGATATGATTAGAAGAAACCTCGCAGATATCTCTTCTATTAACTATTGTGTTCTTGATGAGGCAGATGAGATGCTTAACATGGGATTCTATGAAGACATCAAAAGCATTCTTTCACACACTCCAAAACATAAAAAGACCTGGTTGTTTTCAGCTACCATGCCTAAGGAAGTTGCGAAGATCGCTAAGAAGTTCATGACAGATCCTGTTGAGATCACGGTAGGATCAAAAAACATGGGGACTTCTAACGTGACTCATGAATACTACCTGGTAAATCACAGAAATAGATATGATGCTTTAAAAAGACTAGCAGATGCTAATCCTGATATCTTCTCTGTAATTTTTTGTAGAACAAAAAGAGATACTCAAAAGGTTGCTGAAAAACTAATCGAAGATGGCTACAACGCTGCTGCACTGCACGGTGATCTTAGCCAGAATCAACGTGACCTGGTTATGAAGAGCTTCAGAAGCAGACAAATCCAAATGCTGGTAGCTACAGATGTTGCTGCCCGTGGAATTGATGTAGATGATATTACTCACGTAATCAACTACCAGTTGCCAGATGAAATAGAAACCTATACTCACCGTAGTGGTAGAACAGGTAGAGCCGGTAAAAGTGGTGTATCTATGGTGATCATTTCCAAAAGTGAGGTTCGTAAGATCCGTACTATTGAAAAGATTATTCAGCAGAAATTTGAAGAAAAGCAAATTCCTGATGGAAAAGAGATCTGTAAGATCCAGTTATTCCATTTAGCGAATGATATTAAGAAAACTGAGATCAATCATGATATTGATCCTTATCTTCCAAATATCAATGAAGCTCTGGAGGATTTCACTAAAGAAGAATTGATCAAAAAATTCTTTTCGGTTGAGTTTACTCGTTTTTTTAATTATTACCAGAAAGCTCCAGATCTTACTTCAGAATCTGCGGGAGGTAGACCAGAAGTTTCAGAAGGAAATACAAGATATTTCATTAATGTTGGTTCGAAAGACGGTTATGACTGGAAAAGTCTTAAAGATTTTCTTACAGGCGAACTAAACCTTGACAGGGATGATATCTTCAAAGTAGATTGTAAAGCAAGTTTTTCTTTCTTTAATACAGATGAGAAGCATGCTGATCTAATTCTCAAAACATTTACAGAATACCAGCAAAATGGTAGATATGTGAATGTAGAGATCACCAAAGATCAGAAGTCTGATGGCGGCGGTGGTCGTAGAAGAGAAAGAGGCGGTGGCGGTCGTAAAGGCGGCGGAAAAAGCTTTAACGATAAAGGCAGCTTCGGAAAAAGACGTAGTAGCTCAGATCGAGGAGACAAAAAAGGCAACCGGAAAGGAAGCCGAAACAAAAATGTCGAGAGTTCTATAAAAAGAAGAAGATCGAAAGCATAA
- a CDS encoding carboxypeptidase-like regulatory domain-containing protein: MKTYLPLLFFLITGILSAQEVDIVAGTVMNAANDKPIENVHIVNLNQVKGSTTGEEGEFKLQATVNDTLYFSYLGFRSIRVRVTNDWLKYGNVKVKMTELGFDLEEVTVTSNNLTGYLEIDAKNIPIYDNYRYSISGLNSGYEGGDKSPNAVTKALRSLSNPADLVYNIFGARPKQMRKLREMKKDEDIKDLLRNKFDRETLMALLQVNRAEIDEILNNCNYSEDFMRTANDLQILNAINGCYEEYKVLQKN, translated from the coding sequence ATGAAGACTTATTTACCCCTATTATTTTTTCTAATTACAGGTATCTTATCTGCACAGGAAGTGGATATCGTTGCCGGTACGGTAATGAACGCGGCTAATGACAAGCCAATTGAAAATGTACATATTGTGAACCTTAACCAGGTTAAAGGTTCCACTACTGGTGAGGAAGGGGAATTCAAACTTCAGGCAACCGTTAATGACACTTTATATTTCTCTTACCTGGGATTTAGATCGATTAGAGTTCGAGTCACCAATGACTGGCTTAAGTACGGAAATGTAAAGGTTAAGATGACCGAGCTGGGTTTTGATCTTGAAGAAGTAACGGTTACTTCCAATAATCTAACAGGTTACCTCGAAATCGACGCTAAGAACATTCCCATATATGATAATTACCGCTATAGCATTTCTGGTTTAAATTCTGGATATGAAGGTGGTGACAAATCTCCTAATGCTGTAACAAAGGCATTACGCTCCCTTTCCAATCCTGCAGATCTTGTCTATAATATATTTGGCGCGAGACCAAAACAGATGCGGAAACTCAGGGAGATGAAGAAGGATGAAGATATTAAAGATCTCCTTCGGAATAAGTTTGATCGGGAAACCTTAATGGCTTTATTACAGGTAAACCGGGCTGAAATTGATGAGATCCTGAATAATTGTAACTATTCTGAAGATTTTATGCGTACAGCAAATGATCTGCAAATTTTAAATGCAATCAACGGGTGTTACGAAGAATACAAAGTTCTTCAGAAGAATTAG
- a CDS encoding DUF4252 domain-containing protein encodes MNKLVIALLLAAAPMFTQAQNFEKYENMKEVDAMVMTSKMFKMLAKVDLSENDPESQQYMKLIENLERIQIYKSSNPKVMSQMSSDVKSYLAKGSLEELMRVNDDGKNIKFYSLPGKNDNYVSELFMFLEGTEGSEPMNIILSITGQIDLSQLSKLTADLKVPGAEELKKANKKS; translated from the coding sequence ATGAATAAGTTAGTAATTGCCCTGCTGTTAGCTGCAGCTCCAATGTTTACCCAGGCTCAAAACTTCGAGAAGTATGAAAATATGAAAGAAGTTGATGCGATGGTGATGACCAGTAAAATGTTTAAAATGCTGGCTAAAGTAGATCTCAGTGAAAATGATCCTGAATCACAGCAGTATATGAAGCTTATAGAGAATCTCGAAAGAATCCAGATCTATAAGTCATCAAACCCTAAGGTGATGTCTCAAATGTCAAGTGATGTTAAATCTTACCTGGCTAAAGGAAGTCTTGAAGAGTTAATGCGAGTGAATGACGATGGCAAGAATATAAAATTTTATTCTCTACCTGGGAAGAACGATAATTATGTAAGCGAACTTTTTATGTTTCTTGAAGGAACAGAAGGATCGGAACCTATGAACATTATTCTTAGCATTACGGGCCAGATCGATCTTTCACAATTGTCAAAATTAACAGCAGACCTGAAAGTTCCGGGAGCCGAAGAATTAAAGAAAGCGAACAAAAAATCTTAA
- a CDS encoding sigma-70 family RNA polymerase sigma factor translates to MQERIFLSHINPVKDKIYRLALRLLTSRDAAEDATQEVILKLWSRKNKIKHYANVEAFAMTVTKNYCLDQLKLKQNNNLRIVHQNYESKQIPLHTEIELNDEMQWLGRIVDSLPEQQKLIFQLRDVEQYDYDEIAKITNMNQTAIRVSLSRARKAIREKLIKKHNYGIK, encoded by the coding sequence ATGCAAGAGCGCATCTTTTTGAGCCATATTAATCCTGTAAAGGATAAAATATATCGATTGGCGTTGAGGCTTCTCACATCAAGAGATGCGGCCGAGGATGCTACCCAGGAAGTTATTTTAAAACTATGGAGCCGAAAGAATAAGATCAAGCATTATGCCAATGTAGAAGCTTTTGCAATGACGGTTACTAAGAATTACTGTCTGGATCAATTGAAACTTAAACAGAATAATAATCTGAGAATCGTACATCAAAATTACGAGAGCAAACAAATACCATTACATACAGAAATCGAATTAAATGATGAAATGCAATGGTTGGGCAGGATTGTTGACAGTTTGCCTGAACAACAAAAATTGATCTTTCAGCTAAGAGATGTGGAACAATATGACTACGATGAAATCGCTAAAATTACAAATATGAATCAAACAGCGATACGCGTTTCGCTTTCAAGAGCCAGGAAAGCGATAAGAGAAAAGCTGATAAAAAAACATAACTATGGAATTAAATAA